The Cellulosimicrobium sp. ES-005 genome segment CTCGAGCAGGTCATGCCCGACCGCCTGCGCCGTCGGCTCTCCGCGCTGCGGTCCGCGAGCGCCGCCGGCCCCGCGAACACCGACTCGAACGTCGAGGACCCGGTCGTCGACCCGGACACGCTGACCGCCCTCGCCGACGCCGTGCGCGACCACCAGGGCCTGCGCTGCTTCTACCAGGACGAGCCGGTCGAGCTCGAGCCGTACCGCCTCGTCGCGTGGCAGCGCCGCTGGTTCCTCGTCGCGCGCGACCCGACGACGGGTGCGTGGGCTCCGTACCGCGTCGACTGGCTGGTGCTGCGCGTCCCCGGTGGGCGGCGGTTCACGCCGGTGAGCTTCCCCGGGGACATGACGGAGTTCGTCGTGCGGGAGGTCGCGCGCACGGGATGGGCGGTCCACGCCCGGATCGTCGTGGACGCCCCGGCCGAGGAGGTCCTGCGGCGCATCAACCCGACGGTCGGCACGGTCGAGCCGCTCGACGACGACCGCTGCGTCCTCGTCACCGGCGGCGACAGCGTCGAGGTCGTCGCGGTGTGGGTCGGCATGCTCGGCCTCGACTTCCA includes the following:
- a CDS encoding WYL domain-containing protein — encoded protein: MASTSARTLALLGLLQSRPDWSGADLAARLDVTDRTVRNDVARLRELGYPVDAVRGPGGRYRLGAGARLPPLLLDDAEAVAVAVGLRAATGTAGFEESGASALAKLEQVMPDRLRRRLSALRSASAAGPANTDSNVEDPVVDPDTLTALADAVRDHQGLRCFYQDEPVELEPYRLVAWQRRWFLVARDPTTGAWAPYRVDWLVLRVPGGRRFTPVSFPGDMTEFVVREVARTGWAVHARIVVDAPAEEVLRRINPTVGTVEPLDDDRCVLVTGGDSVEVVAVWVGMLGLDFHVTEPQALVDHVRTLATRYTHATPP